Genomic window (Brevibacterium paucivorans):
CGCTCCCACTGTCATGGGGTCATCCGCTACCGACACGCTTTCCAAACTGGGCCCCGACCCTATTGGTGTTGGTCAGAAGCTCCGCCTATATCCAGACCCTGCGCCCGCAGCTGTGGGAGAACCCGAACCCAGCACCTTACCTGCCCACCTTGATTCGGTTACGTTACGCGCTGTTCCTGGCCCGCGTGCACACTGGTGCGCACCTGGTGAGCTCGACACACTTGCCTCACAAACGTGGACCGTCAGCCCAACGTCTAATCGGATCGCGCTTCGGCTCAATCCTGACGAGGGCGGTCGTGGGCTCAAACGCGCAAGCGATAAGGGGGAACACGCTAGCGAAGGTATAGTGTCCGGGGCCATTCAGGTCCCACCAGAAGGGCTACCGGTGCTGTTTGTGGCAGATCACCCTGTCACCGGCGGATACCCTGTCATCGCAACCGTTGTGGCAGAAGACTTAGACCTCGTAGCCCAGCTTTCACCGGGCGCCCACGTACACTTCGACCTCATTGACGTTCCAGGAGAGCCAACGTGACGATACAGTCTGTTCTTATCGCTAACCGTGGAGAGATCGCGGTGAGGATTGCCCGCGCAGCAGCTGACAACGGTCTGCGGTCTGTTGCAGTGTACTCTGACGTTGACGCTAACGCCCTGCATACTCGGATCGCCGACGAAGCGTACCGCCTCCCTGGGATAACCCCAGCGGACACATATATGAACATTCCTGCGATCATCGAGATCGCACTCCGCGCGCAGGTCGACTCCGTTCACCCTGGTTACGGATTTCTGTCCGAAAATGCTGAGTTCGCAGCCGCGGTCACCGAAGCTGGTCTGACGTGGATTGGACCATCGGCTGATGTGATCGAAACCCTTGGCAACAAGGTGAAAGCACGAGATATTGCAGTGCGTGTCGGCGCACCCCTGGCTCCCGGTTCTGATGGCCCGGTCACGAGTTGGGAAGACGCTTACACTTTTGCTCACAAACACGGTCTACCGATCGCGATCAAGGCCGCGTTTGGCGGCGGTGGCCGTGGCTTAAAAGTCGTCCACGAGCTTCACGAGGTTGAAGATGCATTCGCCGCTGCCGGGCGTGAGTCCCGGGCTGCATTTGGCCGTGACGAGTGTTTCGTTGAGAAATTCTTAGTGAAGCCACGGCATGTTGAAGCGCAGGTTCTTGCTGATACGCACGGCAACACGGTTGTTGTCGGTTTGCGGGACTGCTCTTTGCAACGACGCAACCAAAAACTGGTTGAAGAAGCACCCGCACCGTTCCTCACCAGTAGCCAAGAAAACCAAATCCGCCAAGCGTCCATAGACATATGCGAAGCAGTTGGCTATGTGGGAGCCGGAACAGTCGAGTTCTTAGTTGCACGCGACGGAACCATCAATTTCCTTGAGGTCAATACCCGCCTGCAGGTTGAACACCCGGTCACGGAAATGACCACGGGTGTTGATCTCATTGGTGAGCAGTTCCGGGTTGCCAGTGGTGTGCCACTGTCCTTTGTTGATGAGGTTCGTGACGGGTCGCTGCCCCAAAACGGGCACGCGATTGAGTTCCGTCTCAACGCCGAGGACGTTGCTGCTGGCTATGTTCCGTGCCCTGGCACGGTCACCCGTTTTGAAGCCCCGACAGGGCCAGGGATCCGGGTTGATTCTGGGATTACTACGGGATCTGCCGTTCCGGGTGCATACGACTCAATGTTGGCTAAGCTCATTGTGCATGGAGCGACCCGTGCACAAGCGATCAGTCGGGCACGGCAAGCTTTTCGTGAACTTGTCATCGAGGGCGTTGCGTCTGTTGCCCCATTCCACCAAGCAGTTCTGAAACACCCAGCCTTCGTCGACGAGTTCGCAGTACACACCGCGTGGATCGAACAGGATTTCACAGGCGAATTCGAGGGTAGCAAGATCTATGCCGATCACAGCACCGACCAACCACTGAAACGGTTCGGCATTGAACTGAACGGGAAGCGCGTAGAACTTGGCCTCCCCGCTCAATTCCTCACACATATGGCCTATTCAACTCACCAGGGCGACGGAACGTGCAAACCTCGTGACACCTCGGCGGATACCAGCACACCAGCGAACATTGTCACCAGTCCGTACGCTGGCAACTTTGTTACCTGGAAAGTCACGGACGGCGAAGCGGTGGAAAAGGGGCAAACAATTGCGGTCATCGAAGCCATGAAGATGGAATCAAATATTGCAGCACCGGTTGCAGGAACGGTGGCGTGTGAAAACATCAACGCTGGTGACAGCGTGCCTGCTGGAACTACGATCGCCCAGATTTCCTCAACACCCTAAGATTCGTCGCCATAGGCACGCGCGCCGAGTCACTTTTAGTGTTCGAGATTTCGTAAAATGAATACGTGAATTTCAACTTCGTTTCTGCTCATCAACGCGCCACCCGAACACTTCTCGACGAGATTTCTACCGCGCACCTGCCACCGGGCGAGAAACTCAACGAAGTTGAACTGGCGAGTCGACTCGAAATCTCACGCAACACTCTGCGAGAAGCATTTATTGCTCTAGAAGACTACGGGGTCATCGTGCGTCAACCTCACCGGGGAGTTCACGTAACACTGCCAGATGAGGATCTGGTCGACGAAATCTTCCGTGTGCGGTCATTGCTTGAACCAGCTGTTTTACGTTGGTCGCGTGGGTTGAACATTGACGCTCTCCACGAATGCGTACAAGACGGTCAGCTGGCACGCGAAGCCCAGGACCATGACGGCGCAGGAGACGCAAACCAACGTTTCCACGCAACCATCATTGAGGGCGCAGGGTCGAGCTTCGCCGATGACATGATGACGCGAGTCCTTGCCATTATGCGCTTGGTCTTCATTCAAGTGTCGGCGAAACATGACGGTTTTCACTACCCGTACGTGGAACTCAACGACGAAATCGCCCAGCTTGTAGATTCAGGGCAACGCGAACAGGCCGCAGAAAGGATGCGTAGTTACCTGGAACGGTCACGCGATGAACTACGCGAACTTCTCAACAGTCCTGCGCCTACCGAGGTGGCTGACGCTCAAGGTTCTTCTGAAGTGGCTGCTGAGGCAACAAGTGAGGGAACGGAAAAGGTCAAGCCCGCCTCGGATTGAACCAAACTGTGTGGTCTAGCCATCATTACATGGCCAGACCAGACAGCCTCATCCTTGCCAAAGGGTCGCGATACCAGTAAGCGAGTTCCAGCCCAACCAGATGGTGAGGAGCCATGTGAGGGTTCCCACCACTGCGAGCCACTTTGGGTACGCATAGCCCTTGAGAAGGTCGCGGCGGGCCCACGCAACCCAGATAACCACGGCGAAACCAATTGGCAGGATTAAGCCGTTAAATGCTCCGGCGAAAATCAAGAGTGTCTGCGGTGCTTTGTTGAGCGCCAAGTAGGCAATCGCGCATACGACGATAAATCCTACGGTGAGCAGGCTGCGAACCCGTGCGCTGGTCTTTTGGGTGGTCACGAAGCTGATCGACGTGTAGGACGCACCGATTACCGATGTCAGGCCCGCTGCCCAGAGGACAACACCAAAGAATCGCAAACCGATTTCGCCGGCAGCAGCGCGGAAAGCGTCGGCTGCGGTGTTGTCATTCGACAGGGCTACACCTCCGGCAACAACACCCAGGATTGCTAAGAAGAGCAGGACACGCATGATTCCTGTGACGATTACGGACATGACCGAAACACCGGTGATGTGACCGACGTTTTCAGCGCCTGTGATCTTGGAGTCGATCAGGCGGTGAGCACCTGCGAAGGTGATGTAGCCGCCAACGGTTCCACCGATCAGCGTGGTGATAACCAGAAAGTCCACTTGTTCGGGGAGCACCGTGTTCTTCAGCGCTGCGCCAATAGGAGGCTGGGAGACGATCGCCACGTACAGCATGAGCAGGATCATGATGGCGCCCAGCGCAACAACGATCCGGTCAAGGGCTGCGCCTGCCCGTTTAAAAACGAACACTACGACAGCGATGAGCGCGGACACCGCTCCCCCGATTTTCGCGTCGACCCCGAGCATGGCGTTGATGCCCAAACCTGCGCCACCGATATTTCCGATGTTGAAGATCAAACCGCCTACAAACACAAAGGCGGCCATGACCCAACCAATTCCAGGCAGAACACGGTTTCCGAGTTCGTTCGCGCGTAAACCCGTCACGCCCAACACACGCCACACATTGAGCTGGATAGCAATGTCAACCAGTACCGACACAAGGATCGCGAAGGCAAATGCGACGCCGAGCTGAACGGTGAACACGGAAGTCTGTGTGATGAATCCGGGACCAATCGAGGATGTGGCCATGAGGAACATAGCACCGAGGATGGCTGTGCGGCTTGACCCGGTGAGCTTCGTGCGTTTCTGGGCGACGCTCTGGGTTGCCGCTTCTGGTGTGGTCGATGCTTCTTTGTTGACAGCCGATGAACCACTGCCGGGTGTGGGCTCAGGGTTGGGTGTGTTCATGGTTGACCTTGCTACCACACTTTGTACTTCTTGGATGAGAATTGAATGCCGTGCGAGTCCTTTCGGCAAATGACACCCAGGTCCTTATTCGTGGTGCATTCAAAGCCCTTGACGGCTAGCACTTTCCCGTACTCAAGAACCGAGGTCGAACCCTGGTGGTTGAGATATGCGGCGTCACTGACGGCAAACATCTCACCCTTTTTGCCTACTGGCAGACGAATAGCATTCGCTGGCTGCTCTTCTGGAGCGCCGTCTGCAGCGGGGACCATAGGCACATCGGCTGGAAAACGGTTGGACAGGCACCCGACTTCATCAGACGCGATCATGCAAAAGTGAACTTCTGAGGGCGTCTGGAAATAGTAGGCGTCTTCGTTCGAGTACATCAGCTTTTCGTGAAAGTC
Coding sequences:
- a CDS encoding biotin carboxylase N-terminal domain-containing protein is translated as MQSVLIANRGEIAVRIARAAADNGLRSVAVYSDVDANALHTRIADEAYRLPGITPADTYMNIPAIIEIALRAQVDSVHPGYGFLSENAEFAAAVTEAGLTWIGPSADVIETLGNKVKARDIAVRVGAPLAPGSDGPVTSWEDAYTFAHKHGLPIAIKAAFGGGGRGLKVVHELHEVEDAFAAAGRESRAAFGRDECFVEKFLVKPRHVEAQVLADTHGNTVVVGLRDCSLQRRNQKLVEEAPAPFLTSSQENQIRQASIDICEAVGYVGAGTVEFLVARDGTINFLEVNTRLQVEHPVTEMTTGVDLIGEQFRVASGVPLSFVDEVRDGSLPQNGHAIEFRLNAEDVAAGYVPCPGTVTRFEAPTGPGIRVDSGITTGSAVPGAYDSMLAKLIVHGATRAQAISRARQAFRELVIEGVASVAPFHQAVLKHPAFVDEFAVHTAWIEQDFTGEFEGSKIYADHSTDQPLKRFGIELNGKRVELGLPAQFLTHMAYSTHQGDGTCKPRDTSADTSTPANIVTSPYAGNFVTWKVTDGEAVEKGQTIAVIEAMKMESNIAAPVAGTVACENINAGDSVPAGTTIAQISSTP
- a CDS encoding FCD domain-containing protein yields the protein MNFNFVSAHQRATRTLLDEISTAHLPPGEKLNEVELASRLEISRNTLREAFIALEDYGVIVRQPHRGVHVTLPDEDLVDEIFRVRSLLEPAVLRWSRGLNIDALHECVQDGQLAREAQDHDGAGDANQRFHATIIEGAGSSFADDMMTRVLAIMRLVFIQVSAKHDGFHYPYVELNDEIAQLVDSGQREQAAERMRSYLERSRDELRELLNSPAPTEVADAQGSSEVAAEATSEGTEKVKPASD
- a CDS encoding NRAMP family divalent metal transporter; translation: MNTPNPEPTPGSGSSAVNKEASTTPEAATQSVAQKRTKLTGSSRTAILGAMFLMATSSIGPGFITQTSVFTVQLGVAFAFAILVSVLVDIAIQLNVWRVLGVTGLRANELGNRVLPGIGWVMAAFVFVGGLIFNIGNIGGAGLGINAMLGVDAKIGGAVSALIAVVVFVFKRAGAALDRIVVALGAIMILLMLYVAIVSQPPIGAALKNTVLPEQVDFLVITTLIGGTVGGYITFAGAHRLIDSKITGAENVGHITGVSVMSVIVTGIMRVLLFLAILGVVAGGVALSNDNTAADAFRAAAGEIGLRFFGVVLWAAGLTSVIGASYTSISFVTTQKTSARVRSLLTVGFIVVCAIAYLALNKAPQTLLIFAGAFNGLILPIGFAVVIWVAWARRDLLKGYAYPKWLAVVGTLTWLLTIWLGWNSLTGIATLWQG